The genomic window gcttatttttgaaaaaatttggtttcaaagtaaaatttttaaaaattaaaattttgaaaaaaatgctttttttcaaaataacttaaaaattgttagagataccaaaaatctcgaaaaacaaaaaaagtcagatttgcttttctaaatatcatgtatttttttgtttttctgttagacaaaaattgattaagatttggtgtttctaaatttgcatacattcgtgatcagtgactcgttcaaccccttttaactacagccctttcaataataaggactttgaaccgatgaaacttacagatcatataaacaatatatacacgagtcaagaaacttgtgaagtcgtaactaTTAAGTTCacttaagatactaattagggggtgattttctcgatttttttaccaaaaccaaaagggactaactttattttgagcgtaacttgtttaattttgatgctagaaattttttttataaaacaaatatgaagctttttttaaacactttaaataagttgtaatgagtttccccgaaatgtgcttcatttttggttatttcacgttaaagtattccatttggaatttgacgaatatgaccctatttttcattagctataactctgcttctactaggtataaagacgtgatatatacaccatttttttaaattttttataggctatatttttgctaagaatgttttttcgacaaaatacttactatttgagttatttgcgaaaaaccgtctaaaagcgtggttattttgttgaaaaaatgaagatattcactgccaaataactcgaaaagtattgacttagtgaaaaaactctatagaacaaaagttacttaaaattagccagtttgcccatttcctgactttctttggacggatattttttcacccccaagagggggtgaaaaccacccccagggcaaaagcacatatcggcacaatatcactttttttctttgacttgttagctatgtgtatgccaaatttcatgtcaatccaagcggttctttaaaatttagaagttttgcaatattttaccgttaaagaatggactattCGTTAAATTTCCACCATTTTATGGAAATATAATCTACAccaaaacaactttttttttttcaaattatttaattattgataaattattacttatctaaaattttagttgaaaattaaagattttgttaaaacccgcattttccgaggaaaattttcgtcgcagTAAATCGTGAGGAcatgtctctatgtagaatttattTACGGTGAATTTTTACTTGGATGTTTTTATTGTAAAGTTGAAATCCTGTAAGACTCTAAGTTACAGAGTAATAactgaaaaaacacgatttggggtcgccattttgtttataaaaatatagCACATTATCTGCAGactttacatacctatattattaatatatagaatcataagattcgattccagcaataaaattgcggGTGAAttacttttccttgtattttgctgaTTTGCCagagtaaaataaattgtttaaatacgtatatttataatatttgtttttttatagaTTGCTTAAAACCTTATATTGATGAAGATAAGCCCATTATAGGTTGCTATCCTGTTACTTATAAAGTGTGGCGATGGGACATAAAATCTAAATCCTGTGTAGAGGAGACGGGGATATGCGGTATCTACAGAAGACACCTTTTCAAAAGTGAAGACAACGGTGAAGATGAATGTAACAAGGTAGCAAGACCAGTTTGCGAAAAATTATATTCGTTACTACCATGTTAACCACAAAATCACATTGTTTATgcttaatataatatttaaaatgtctataaaagtattattattattataactaGTACAGCGAGTGTTACTCATATTAGTGTCAAACTATATGGCGAATTATGGTACTTATTCATGTGACTTCTACGTAACATATCGTAGAATGGTTTTTCTGATAAGGGCCTCATAGAAACTACCTGATCACAAACAAGAAATAGGCATTAATAAAATGCTTTCATGTTTTtctaatcctgaaaaaactaataaatatttttgaaaaatttaaactcaggatgaaagattacattattaccgagagccgaaagtcccttagaataaacaaaatttttttaatgggatatttgaaattaaaaatcacactcaattttctctttttttctcacCTATGTAACTTATCAAAATAAATTATAGAACTTTTCagccttcggtaataatgtaatctttcattctgcgtttaaatttttcaaaaatacttattagttttctcaggattcgaaaaaaaatgaatgcgcttaaaagcattggcccgaaatgtTGCGCTTACGCTCTTAACAGGCCGGTTAATTCTAGTTTAGTAATTGTACTTTTTATTTATCATTCAGAGAACCACTGTATTCAATTCTCTTTAAATATTGCTAAGGAACTGGTGGTAGCTAATGTGGATAAGAAAGTGGCAACCGTGGCAATGTGGATACTGCGAGCAATATATAAAGGAATATACAGAGAGggacaaaattatggaataaattcagttTTTCGAAAAAGGAAgcttttggagaaaaatcccgaaataggtcgatttttgtttttaaattatgattttttgacatatatatcatagaccagcggttctcaatctttttgtgtcatgtaccaccaaatactttttattatttttggtaccacctaactgaaatacatatctaactaggtgatctgtttaactataatagtggtgctaattttggctgtttttgcgttttgtgtaccacctcaaaaaataaaatgtaccaccagtggtacatgtaccacaaaTTGAGAACCGCTGTCATAGACCATACTAGGtcctgcgtacaaaaaaaagttgactaatagcaagctgaaaatttgttaatagcttaacggtgtctagtcggacaaactttgatgtatgggaacactggaataggggaagttttaattgtgtaacaggttaaaaattttgaacatcagactacgaaaacctttcatgtattttgtcggacagaaatttatttattaccacttcattaaactctcatgcaacaATCAGACTGGTCTTTATCACCAACTGGGTCTTCTAATGAgtgaaacacgaagaacatgtcaaatgacaggaatcatatcggttagtaatagcagtctgatttttgcctgagagtttattgaaagggtaacaaatcaattggatgttctgtccaacaaaatatataggacgttttcgtaatctgaagTTCCAAATTcttaaactgtttcacaattaaagcttcccctgttccagtgttcccgtacatcaaagtttgtccaactagacgccgttaaactattaacaaattttcagcttgccttcaatgtttttggtacgcgggatctaggcctaataattatgatacaccagaataactatgaatTTCATATAAAAAGGAACTATACCTATCTAACAAactttatagaattgaaattggactatttgagcggcctcaggatattttttaaagttataaacaattttttggtttataaacaaatggaatatctcgaaaactattacatTAAATATAAACGAATTCGGTACAAAACTGTTAAATGTTGTAAAAAagcaaatttatttcttattagTAATTTCTGAGATATAGCCAGTAAAGTTGACCGGTATTTGCGACGAATTTATAAACAATGGGAAAGTAATTTTCaaaccattacctttttaatTCGGTCCTCTTTCTACGTAcaaattttaatatctttaagaTGTGAAAAAtcccaaaaataccaaaatcccAATCAAAAACTAGGTTGAAGAAAATACAATATCAAAGTTTAaaattagtcgaggaaatgaagcattttggctcgcaattttttcgtccagcatagatttacttgaaattttcacagaaggtagggaatagtccaaggatcattttctatatcatgttGCTGTACGCTAgaaccttgggggtagttgccaccccatctcgggggtgggaattttttattatattttaaccatgcaaatcgatgtaaaaagtaattttaagaaaaaactgttttttacattttcttcgtaaaactaatatttttctagttattcgtggttgaaagtaacagtctttcgacggaaaaatcgacttttttagagggttttttgagaataactcgaaaaatatgcatttaatcaaaaaaactgtagatatcaaaattgtttcttttagtaacacaaacgaaactttttttctataatatttttacgaccaatacaaaccgagatacggcatgttaaaagttgcataatttgaaataaacaaagccaaataacgggaaaactttgcatttttccaggaaaaGTTACATGTTTTGTTAAGCATACaataagatctttcaaaaaaataataaaaagtatctagcataaaaattgagcaatttatggacaaaaaaaagtcggtacctatttttctctacgaaaaaaacagtgaaaacaaccccctacctacccttgtaactaaaaattggtcttttcctttctgtaattccttttatatttatattatcaatacacccaagaagtttgacctatttaaaaggcttaatattagaaaaattggagtttaaagaaaaattgattttttgcaattttgcaatttttatcattttcttcaaaatatttccgaaaatactggagatacgaaaaaaattatagatcactaaattgtagctttttcaATAGCTAAAGTTTCtttatgcatagattttcattacagtaaaaaaaagttagcgagatatagctgtttaaaacatctatttacgagcaaacatccccttctccgagccctttaaacccacctcaattaaaaattaagggatcttacggaatttaatttacacagtcttattactattcaaaaatcctacaaaactgttattgaaaaactttttatctttaaaaatgaaggagctatgtttataaaactaatttttttttcgaaaaattcgaatagtccccttgtagagcattttcaatgtacctatataataccacagagccggttcgtatactggatgactaaaaagctatttgtatgtgtatttttatatatttgtaaattcgtatttttgtgtcaataaatgtttttgtaattctttaattctacttttttttctgtatagatctattaaattgtctacttataaaaattgcaatgttattacgggtggtttttaagggttgaaatattatgacattgtatcctaaagcataaaacaatcattatttaaccaatcaaaaccaaattttacctatattaaagtttaccatgttttatataatttttggcaataagggtagtttacacccctaaaaataatcaacgcccttgagcatgatatagaatatgaagtacagggtaagatttttatgtaaattgatgcaagccgaaattattcttttaggataagtaaacttttcatatatagctccaacaagggtggttttaagggttgaaatattgtgatattatatcttaaagcacaaaacaatcgttatgtaactaataagaagcaaatgaacaatattaaagtttaaaatgctattttataattttttacaattaggggtggttttcacccttaaaaaaccaaaagcgtacaacggctcaatatagaaaatgaactagagggtgatatgagcctaatcccaaatttttgtacaaatcgatgctggacgaaaaaattgcgaggttttgccatttttccagcttcatttcctcgactaaatcggtatacgttaaaaaatatatattttctgggcttctcatggagcaattttcttcatttttttttccaAGTAAGTCCAGTAGAGCCACCTAACTAATGCACTAGGAAATGCCAAAAAGGTTTAATTTTGTTATAATGAttgattaatttattttaaacaaaataaaactatacGTATATTTTTtgcagttgtagacttttttagaaAAACCTACCACCCGTGTATCCTTTAACGttcaaaataataatattctcatttgaaagctgtacatatagttatttaaacaatctttgtttaaacaaattaaaacattttgttataatatacatataatatcTAGTACAAGGTATaatctgatgtttgggaaaaagggcttaagtcagaatttagcaaaaaaaatttttgatgcCTTCTGGACCAAAAAAATccgctctttttattggtacaaaCGGTTTAAGTCTACCACATTATAATTCAAAGTTATTCACGATGATATGAAGGTCCCAAACATGATTGTTCAAAATGGTGTGGCAATGAGACTTAAGTCAATTTACGTCTCTTGTACCATATATTGGAGAATAACTGCTATGATCTAGAAGGCATATATCTTGACATAAGCCTTGCTGATCTTAATTTATTTTCGGTTGTTTGATCAATAGgtaaatgtttttataaaaatattatgtatacatcgaaaaataatagttttggttactaataaataataatattgacattagttatatttttattacttattaAATAGTTCTCTATTTTCTAGCACAGCACTTTTTATTTTAGTTGTATAGGCAAAATAAGGCAAAATAACTAGACcttgacataactaagtaaaatctccagtggCGGAACGCTGCGTAAGGGACAAATGTTGTggtgcgtcacaaaaaaaaaataatacaagctgcgactttgaccccttaaatctACCTTCATCgccaactctggtttccgtccCTGGAGAGTATGCTTAGTTAGGCCAtaatctacttactcccaaattttggttcactatctcgatcacgaacgtcataAGAAattccttataatttttatattcacccctgcccccacccctttgtcggccacgcagcgttccgcccctggagattttacttagttacgttatgacctacttattcccaaattttggtgcaatatctcgatcatgagcaccacaaaaaaaaataaataccgCGACTTCGAccctttataactaccctcgtccgccacttcGGTTTCCGCCTCTAaagattttatttagttatgtcatggtcttcttattcccaaattttggcgcactatctcaatcacgaacgtcgcaaaaaaaaccttataattTTTGTATTCATCCCTACCCCCACCCTGTTGTCGGCCACGCAGTGTTCCgaccctggagattttacttacttACATCATAACcaacttattcccaaattttgatgcactatctcgatcatgagcatcacaaaaaaaattaataaaaaccgcGACCTTGACCCCTTATAACCACCCTcatccccactctggtttccgcctccgaagcttttacttagttatgtcatggtctacttattcccaaattttggcgcactatctcaatcacgaacgtcgcaaacaaaaattttataatatttttattcacccctacccccaccccgttgtcggccacgcagcgttccgcccctggagattttacttagttgcgTCATGGCTTActtattattaaattttggtgcattatctcgatcaggagcgtcacaaaaaaataataaaaaccgcgactttgaccccttataactaccctcatcctccacccctttgtcggtctcgcagcgttccgcccctggagattttacttagttacgtcatgacctacttattcataaattttggtgcactatctcgatcatgatcatcacaaaaaaaaataataaaaaccccgactttgaccccttataactaccctcgtgcCCCACTCTGTTTCcgcccgttggggaaagtcatgtacacacataattcaacatatccccgtatagtttttccatattacttatcacgcacaaaatccgcttctatctctccgactatataatctgatgtttgggaaaaagggcttaagtcagaatttagcaaaaaaaatttttgatgcCTTCTGGACCAAAAAAATccgctctttttattggtacaaaCGGTTTAAGTCTACCACATTATAATTCAAAGTTATTCACGATGATATGAAGGTCCCAAACATGATTGTTCAAAATGGTATGGCAATAAAACTTAAGTCAATTTACGTCTCTTGTACCATATATTGGAGAATAACTGCTATGATCTAGAAGGCATATGTCTTGACATAAGCCTTGCTGATCTCAATTTATTTTCGGTTGTTTGATCAATAGgtaaatgtttttataaaaatattatgtatacaccgaaaaataaaagttttggttactaataaataataatattgacattagttatatttttattacttattaAATAGTTCTCTATTTTCTAGTACAgcacttttttattttagttgtaTAAGCAAAATAAGTAGagcatgacataactaagtaaaatctccagtggcggaacgctgcgtgggggacaaatgttgtgatgcgtcacaaaaaaaaaataatacaaactgtgactttgaccccttaaaactacctaCATCgccaactctggtttccgtccCTGGAGATTATGCTTAGTTACGCCAtaatctacttactcccaaattttggttcactatctcgatcacgaacgtcacaaaaaattcgttataatttttatattcacccctgcccccacccctttgtcggccacgcagcgttccgcccctggagatttcacttagttacgttatgacctacttattcccaaattttggtgcactatctcgatcatgagcatcacaaaaaaaattcataaaaaccGCGACCTTGACCCCTTACAACCACCCTcatccccactctggtttccgcctctgaagattttacttagttatgtcaaggtctacttattcccaaattttggcgcactatctcaatcacgaacgtcgcaaaaaaaaaccttataatttttgtattcacccctacccccaccccgttgtcggccacgcagcgtttcgcccctggagattttacttagttgcgTCATGACTTACTTATtatcaaattttggtgcattatctcgatcaggagcgtcacaaaaaaataataaaaaccgcgactttgaccccttataactaccctcatcccccacccctttgtcggccacgcagcgttccgcccctggatattttacttagttacgtcatggcctacttattcccaacttttggtgcactatctcgatcatgatcatcacaaaaaaaataataaaaaccgcgactttgaccccttataagtACCCTTGTGCCCCACTCTGTTTCCGCCCGttgggaaagtcatgtacacaactaattcaacatatccccgtatagtttttcacTTTCAATGGTAGATACACAAAAATATAGACATAGAAAAGTTGCCGTCTGTAGGTCTTAAGTCAGTAAATAGTAAGATCTATATGTCTTAAGtgcatttaaaatattaaaaatctacGAAAATTGTCTTCTTGCTATAATTATCATTTTATTATGGTACATTGAATGGTACTATTGTACTAAATTGGTTAAAGGTAACATGTGcgatttataacaatttttgaaaCATTCAAGTATTCCCCCTGTAAACTTTGATTTtatgacttaagccctttttcccaaacatcagttttgttaagtaaagttgttttgataaaacgaaaactttttgagttattagcagaaaactgattaaaaacattgatttttttcgacataaaactaacactttcgatagcgaataaatcgaaaactactTATTAAttctatcaaaaaaaattatagaacgttttttgcttagaatgaatgtttttaccatcttttgtggtcaaaatataataaaaatttccaaccccgagatggggtggccaccacccccatggtaaaagcgcattttggcatcatatagattttgatccttggaccatccactacttattctcaaattttcaagcaaatcgatccattttgtaaaaattgcgaggttttgtcctattttaagcttcattacgtGAACTAATACCTAATTTATGtacctatttgttttttttttgtagattgcTTAAAACCTTATAAAGATGAAGATGAGCCAATTATAGGTTGCTTTATTACATTTTGGCGGTGGGACATAAAATATAGATCCTGTGTAGAGGTGTCTGGGTTATGCGGTATCAAAAGAAGACACCTTTTCTACAGTGAAGATGAATGTACTAAGGTAGCAAGACCAGTTTGCGAAAAATTACATTTAGGACCACCATATTAACTACAAAAACACATTGTTTATgagtaatataatatttaaaatgtctataaaagtattattattattattatccagatttagccatacggctcacactccctctaagggaaaaattgactcatcccagatacctacggtatcaaaaagattgagctctggtgggactctttccgtgttatcgagcccttatgtgacttggtatgcaggtgtatctcccaaaaatgttcgtacacatctggccgctgcgagtagtacagctttctgcatggtcttgtagagatgttcatttagacccagcttttttatgctttcgaggaggtttttccgaatgactccagtagtaggcataataataggtatcgtcgaggtactttgcattctccattgtcttcgtatttggatttccagatctctgtacttggcaaccctttcagtaaatttagtacgtagattattgttgttacgtatcgccacatcaattagtgttgtttgtcttgttgatttattaactagtacgagatctggtctattgtgcgccactgtttgatctgtgagtacagtgcggtcccagtatagttGTAGTTGTCATTCtgaagcatactctcagggacgtactgataatatgggagatggtccttTTGAAGAAGttccagcttgatagctatctcttgatgaaggatctttcctACTGAATCATGCCGTttcttgtattcagttgcagcaaatgcctggaagccccctgtaagatgttggatggtttcttgggcttgacatccatatcggcatttgtcgttttggacct from Diabrotica virgifera virgifera chromosome 5, PGI_DIABVI_V3a includes these protein-coding regions:
- the LOC126885680 gene encoding uncharacterized protein LOC126885680 isoform X1 translates to MKFFKIFVFFVCFTVSIYADREYKIQDCLKPYIDEDKPIIGCYPVTYKVWRWDIKSKSCVEETGICGIYRRHLFKSEDNGEDECNKVARPVCEKLYSLLPC
- the LOC126885680 gene encoding uncharacterized protein LOC126885680 isoform X2 — protein: MKFFKIFVFFVCFTVSIYADREYKIQDCLKPYKDEDEPIIGCFITFWRWDIKYRSCVEVSGLCGIKRRHLFYSEDECTKVARPVCEKLHLGPPY